In Synergistaceae bacterium, the genomic window AAAATGGACCAACTCTGGGACGACGGCATCTCCGTCGCGGACGCCGCCAAGCGCAAGGGGATTTATACCGAACTCAACAATATGATCATGGACACCGCCACCATGTTGCCCGTTTTCTACAGACCGACGCCCTTTGTCTGGACCACCGACCTCAACGTCCCGAGAAACTATTCCATCTTCCCCCAGGTCTATGAATGGTCTTGGCAATAAAAAACCGCGGGGCACCGCCCAGCACCCCGCAGGGGACGGGTCCCCTGACCCCCTGAGTTTAATTTTGGATGAGGTGTGATGCGTGTATCGATTCGTTTTTAAGCGATTGCTCATGATGATACCCATTATTATCGGCGTATCCTTCCTGATCTTCATCATCATCGACTTGGTTCCCGGCGATCCAGGCTCCAACCTGCTGGGTCCTGGCGCCCGCCAGGAGGATATCGACCTGATGAACGAACAACTGGGGTACAATCGGCCGCTCTTGCAGCGTTACGGCATATACATGTACAACGCTATATTCAAGTTGGATGTAGGCAAATCTTACTCAACGAAAAAAACGGTTTTCACCGAAGTTGTCGACCGGCTGCCCATTTCTTTGACTGTGGCGTTCAACGCGATCATGTTCTCGCTGGTTTTCGGAGTTCCCTTGGGCGTGCTGTCGGCGGTGAAGCAGAATACCGTTTTTGACCGCGTTCCCACGGGATTGGCCCTGCTTTTGGCGTCACAGCCGGCATTTTTGATCGGGCTCGTGCTGATGCTTATTTTTTCGCTCCGGCTGGGCTGGTTTCCGGTTACCGGCGTGGCCAGCTGGAAAAGCTACGTCATGCCCATGATCGCTCTGGGGCTTCCTTATGGCGGGCGTCAACTGCGTTTCACGCGCTCCAGCATGCTGGAAACCATCCGCCAGGACTACATCCGCACCGCCAAAGCCAAAGGCGTCCCGTCGAGGGTGGTCATCTGGAAACACGCCATGAAAAACGCGCTTCTCCCGGTCATCACCGTGGCGGGCAACAGCTTCGGCATCCTCATCGGCAGCGCCATCGCCACAGAAACGCTGTTCGGGCTTCCCGGCTTGGGGACCTTCGTCGTGATGGGGATCAAGCAGAAAGACATCCCCGTCGTCACAGGGGGTATCATCATTTTGGCCGTCATCTTTTCATTCGTCATCCTGGCGGTGGATATTTCCTACGCCTTCGTGGATCCCCGGATCCGGGCCAAGTACTCGGGAAGGAGGGGCTGACGATGGCGGAGATGGCGACATTCAAAAAAGGAAACCGTTGGAAAGAAGTGTGGCGCAGGCTCAAAAAAGACCGGGTGGCCATGTTGGGGTTCTTCATCATCTGCGTGGTGATCTTTTTCGCCCTGGCGGCGGACCTCATCGTCCCCTACAGCGCCGCCCTCAAGATGGACATGAAGCTCAGGCTGGCGCCTCCCTCGGCCGAACACTGGTTCGGCTGCGACGGATACGGGCGCGATCTTTTGGCCCGTTGCCTTCATGGATCCAGGGTGTCTCTGCTGGTCGGCAGTATGATCGGCGCTCTGGTCGGCTACGTGGGGGGAAAATTGGACGACCTCGTCATGCGCGCTCTGGATATTTTTTCTTCCATTCCCGACACCCTCTTCGCGATGGCAGTTGTGGCCGCTATGGGACCGGGAATCCTGAATATCTGCGTCGCTATTTCGTTGACCAACCTTCCCGGCTTTGTGCGCATGGTGCGCTCCTCGGTGCTGAACATCGCCGAGCAGGAGTACATCGAGGCGTCACGAGCGGGCGGAGCCTCCACTTTGCATATCCTGACCCGGCACGTGCTTCCCAACGCCGTGGGAACCCTCATCGTCCAAACTACCGCAAATGTGGCTTCTATGATCCTGACCGCGGCGACCCTGAGTTTTCTTGGATTGGGGATTAATCCGCCGCAACCGGAGTGGGGCGCTCTGGTCAGTGAGGGGAAAGAATTTTTACGCACGGCGCCGCATCTCATCCTGATTCCCGGTTTTATGATCTGCGTGGCGTCCTTTGCCATGAGCGTTTTGGGCGACGGCTTACGCGACGCCTTGGATCCACGTCTGCGGACATAAAGGGATGAAAGTGAAGGACAAGGTGAACGAAGGTGAACGAAGAAGGTGAACGAAGGTGGAAGAGATAAGTGGAAGAGATAATGGATGAAGGAAATAGGGGTGAACTGACCACCCCTCTGCTACAGGTAAAAAATTTGTCGGTAGAGTACCGTACCGACTTGGAGACGGTCAAGGCCGTCAACGGCATTAGTTTTTCTCTGAAAAAAGGTGAGACTTTCGGTATTGTGGGAGAAACCGGCGCTGGAAAGACCACGACAGCCCTTACCTGCATGAAGCTGCTCCCTGAAAGCACTGGACGTGTCACCGGGGGCGAGATCAACTTCGAGGGTAAGAAATTGTTGGATTTGCCGGAGTCCGAAATGCAAAAGATACGAGGAGAACGCATGGCGATGATTTTCCAGGATCCCATGACCAGCCTGAACCCCGTCATGTCGGTTAACGAGCAAATTGAGGAAGCCCTAGAGCTTCACAACGAAGACAACAAGACGAAGGAGCAAATACAAAAACGCGTGGACGAAGTTTTGTCGATGGTGGGGATTCCCGCTTCCCGCAAGTATGATTATCCCCACCAGTTTTCGGGAGGAATGAAGCAGCGGGTGGTCATCGCAATGGCTCTGACCTGTGAACCGGCGCTTCTTATCGCCGATGAACCCACCACTGCGTTGGACGTCACCATTCAAGCCCAGGTCATTGAGATGATACGGGAATTGAGGAAACGTCTTGGTACGGCTATGATCATGATCACTCACGACCTGGGCATCGTCGCCCAGACCTGCGACAACGTAGCGGTGATGTACGCCGGTAAAATCATTGAAATGGGGAGGGCAGAAGATATTTACCTTTCTAAAAACCGTCATCCCTATACGATGGGGTTATTCGGCTCTATTCCCAATCTCCGCGCTAAAGCTAAACGCTTGACACCTATTCCGGGGTTGATGCCCGATCCCACGAACCTTCCCAAGGGATGCGGCTTTTCCCCTCGGTGCCTCCAGAAAATAAGCGTCTGCGACGAAATACCCCCTTGCGTTTACCGTAACGGAACGCACCTGATTTCTTGTCACCTCCTGAAAGAAGTGGAAAATTGGAAGGGGGAATGGTAATGACGCGAGAGGTTCTTGTAACGCCGCTTTTGGAAACCAAGAATCTGAAAAAATACTTCAAAGTCCGGGAAGGATGGCTTCATGCCGTGGACGACGTCGATATATCCATTTTGCCTCAAAAGACTCTGGGAGTTGTGGGAGAGTCGGGCTGCGGTAAGTCCACCCTCGGCCGTACAATTCTTCGCCTGCTGGACGCCACCGAGGGGCAGGTCCTTTTCAAAGGGCAGAACATCCTGGCCTATAATCGGAAAAAAATGCGGGAAATGCGCAAGAAAATGCAGATCATTTTTCAGGATCCCTACTCCAGCATCGATCCGCGCATGTCCGTAGCTGAGATTATCGCGGAGTACATGCTGATACACAAAACTTATTCCAGCAAGACAGCCACTTTTCAAAGAGCCGCCGAGTTAATGGATACGGTGGGGCTCGCCCGACGTTATGCTAACGCCTACCCTCACGAGCTGGATGGAGGCCGTCGTCAGCGTATAGGGATTGCCAGGGCTCTTTCCCTCGACCCCGAGTTCATCGTTTGCGACGAACCGGTCTCCGCTTTGGACGTCTCGATTCAGGCGCAGATTCTCAACCTGCTGATGGACATTCAGGAGGACAGAGGATTGACCTACATGTTCATTACCCATGATCTTTCGGTAGTTAAGCACATCTCGGACGAGATTGTAGTGATGTATCTAGGACAATGTGTAGAACACGCCTCTTCCGACACCCTCTTCGAGAATCCCTTGCATCCTTACACGAAGGCGCTTTTGTTCGCGATCCCAGAAGCAGATATTTCCATGCGCGACAAGGAAATCGACATCATCAAAGGCGAGATCGTGAGCCCGATCAACCCACAAGCTGGGTGCCGATTTGCCTTGAGGTGTCAACACGCGCGGGAGGTTTGCCGGGAAAAAACACCGACCCTGTCTTCACAGGGAGAGAGGCATTGGGTAGCCTGCCATCTTTATGAGAGGACTGATTTTCAGTGAAAATAACGGGAATACGTTTGGGAACTCTGAATATTCCGCTCAAAAAACCTTTCAAAACAGCGCTCAGGATGACCGACACGGTTTCGAGCAATATAGTGGAGATGAGTACTGATGAAGGAGTGTGCGGATACGGAGAAGCGCCTCCTACCGCGGCCATTACGGGAGATACCGACGGGTCGATCCGATGTGCTATCTCCACACGTATAGCGCCAGCCTTGACTGGGCGCGACGTATCGGAGCTGAATGACGTGCTTTTCGTGTTAGATCACTGTATAGTAGGCAATAATTCCGGCAAAGCCGCGGTGGATATCGCTCT contains:
- a CDS encoding ABC transporter ATP-binding protein — its product is MEEIMDEGNRGELTTPLLQVKNLSVEYRTDLETVKAVNGISFSLKKGETFGIVGETGAGKTTTALTCMKLLPESTGRVTGGEINFEGKKLLDLPESEMQKIRGERMAMIFQDPMTSLNPVMSVNEQIEEALELHNEDNKTKEQIQKRVDEVLSMVGIPASRKYDYPHQFSGGMKQRVVIAMALTCEPALLIADEPTTALDVTIQAQVIEMIRELRKRLGTAMIMITHDLGIVAQTCDNVAVMYAGKIIEMGRAEDIYLSKNRHPYTMGLFGSIPNLRAKAKRLTPIPGLMPDPTNLPKGCGFSPRCLQKISVCDEIPPCVYRNGTHLISCHLLKEVENWKGEW
- a CDS encoding ATP-binding cassette domain-containing protein, coding for MTREVLVTPLLETKNLKKYFKVREGWLHAVDDVDISILPQKTLGVVGESGCGKSTLGRTILRLLDATEGQVLFKGQNILAYNRKKMREMRKKMQIIFQDPYSSIDPRMSVAEIIAEYMLIHKTYSSKTATFQRAAELMDTVGLARRYANAYPHELDGGRRQRIGIARALSLDPEFIVCDEPVSALDVSIQAQILNLLMDIQEDRGLTYMFITHDLSVVKHISDEIVVMYLGQCVEHASSDTLFENPLHPYTKALLFAIPEADISMRDKEIDIIKGEIVSPINPQAGCRFALRCQHAREVCREKTPTLSSQGERHWVACHLYERTDFQ
- a CDS encoding ABC transporter permease; this encodes MAEMATFKKGNRWKEVWRRLKKDRVAMLGFFIICVVIFFALAADLIVPYSAALKMDMKLRLAPPSAEHWFGCDGYGRDLLARCLHGSRVSLLVGSMIGALVGYVGGKLDDLVMRALDIFSSIPDTLFAMAVVAAMGPGILNICVAISLTNLPGFVRMVRSSVLNIAEQEYIEASRAGGASTLHILTRHVLPNAVGTLIVQTTANVASMILTAATLSFLGLGINPPQPEWGALVSEGKEFLRTAPHLILIPGFMICVASFAMSVLGDGLRDALDPRLRT
- a CDS encoding ABC transporter permease, with the translated sequence MYRFVFKRLLMMIPIIIGVSFLIFIIIDLVPGDPGSNLLGPGARQEDIDLMNEQLGYNRPLLQRYGIYMYNAIFKLDVGKSYSTKKTVFTEVVDRLPISLTVAFNAIMFSLVFGVPLGVLSAVKQNTVFDRVPTGLALLLASQPAFLIGLVLMLIFSLRLGWFPVTGVASWKSYVMPMIALGLPYGGRQLRFTRSSMLETIRQDYIRTAKAKGVPSRVVIWKHAMKNALLPVITVAGNSFGILIGSAIATETLFGLPGLGTFVVMGIKQKDIPVVTGGIIILAVIFSFVILAVDISYAFVDPRIRAKYSGRRG